The Mycobacteriales bacterium DNA window CTATGGCAGGGTCAGCCGGTCGGGGTCAGCACGGTGATCTGCACCTGGGCCAGGCCGTCGTAGCCGAGCGCGCGCGACCCGGCGCGCGACATGTCGATGACCCGCCCGGCGACGTACGGCCCGCGGTCATCGACGAGGCAGTTGACCGCGCGCCCGTTGGCGGTCACGTGCACGACCGTCTCGAGCGGGACAGTGAGCATCGCGCAGGTCAGCTTCTCCGGGTCGTACGGCGCACCGGAGGCGGTCAGACTTCCGACGAAACCGGGTCCGTACCAGGACGCGACGCCGGTGATCACCGCGCCGCTCGGGGCGTAGCCGGCGGGAATCCCCGGTCCAGCGGCATCGAGAACGGCGAGCACCGGGGCCTCAGCACGCTCGACGGCCAGGCCGGATGGCCCGACCTCGATCGCAACCGAGTTGGTCACCTGGGCGGAGAGCTGCGCCAGGGCCGCCCGGGCGGCGGCCTGCTGCACGCCGTACACCGCCTGCTCCTCGTCGAGGACCGCGATCGCCTTCTCGACCGCGGACTCGGCGGCCATCGCCGGCCCGAGCAGCTGACGGCGCAGGGCTTCGAGGCGCACCCGGAGCTGACCGACCGCCGAATCGGCCCGGTCGACCTCCGCGACCAGCGAGTCGTCGACCGCCACCTGATTCTGCGCGGACAGGGCAAGGACCTGGACGTCGGTGGGGGCGAGACCCGCGATCAGGGCACTGAACGGATCGGGCTGATCGGCCTCGTAGACCCGTCGGATCTCCGCGTTGAGCCGGTCCTGGAGCGCGGCCCGGGCTGCGAGCAGCCGATCGTAGGACACCCGGAGGGACTCGGACCGGGCGACCGCGACCTCCAGCAGACCGGCGGCCTGGTCGGCCTGCACCCGAAGAGCCCCGACCTGGGCGGAAAGCGACGCGAGGTCACCGACCGTGACCGGCTGGCCGGCCGGTGGGGCCGGCGGGGGGCCGGCGGCGTGCGCTCCCGCCGCCGGCCCCAGCGCGAGTCCCGCGGCGGTTGCGCCGGCCACGACGGCCCGCGTGATCAGTCCCACCTGGGGGACGTCGGCGGATCCAGGCTCCGGCTTGACCGGCGGCTACGCTCCCAGCCGCAGAGCTAAGGAGGGTCTCGTGCGGATCGGTGTGCTGACCGGAGGCGGGGACTGCCCGGGGTTGAACGCGGTTATCCGCGCCGTGGTCCGCAAAGGAGTCCAGGACTTCGGATACGAGTTCGTCGGGTTCCGGGACGGATGGCGCGGGCCGCTGGAAGCCGACCACGTGCCGCTCGGCGTCCCCGAGGTGCGGGGCATCCTGCCCCGCGGAGGCACGATCCTCGGGTCGTCGCGGACCAACCCGTACGCGCTCGAAGGTGGTCCGGCGCGCCTGCGTTCCAACCTCGACCGGCTCGGGATAGACGCGCTGATCGCGATCGGCGGCGAGGACACGCTCGGCGTCGCGCACCGGCTCTCCCTCGAAGGGGTACCCGTCGTCGGGGTGCCGAAGACAATCGACAACGACCTGTCCGCGACCGACTACACGTTCGGCTTCGACACGGCCGTGAACATCGCCACCGAGGCGATCGACCGGCTGCATACCACCGCCGAGTCCCATCACCGGGCGCTCATCGTCGAGGTGATGGGCCGCAACGCCGGGTGGATCGCGCTGCACTCCGGCCTGGCCGGGGGCGCGAACGTCATCCTCATTCCGGAGGCTCCGTTCGACGTCGACGAGGTCGCCGGCTGGATCGAGCACCGATTCCGCACCCGCTACGCGCCGATCGTCGTCGTGGCCGAGGGGGCGGTGCCGAGGGAAGGCACGATGGCGACGACCGCCGGGGATATCGACGCGTTCGGTCACGTCCGGCTCGGCGGGATCGGGCAGCGGCTGGAGGCGGAAATCAGCCACCGCACCGGGAAGGAGGCCCGCACAACGGTGCTCGGCCACGTCCAGCGCGGCGGTACGCCCACCGCCTTCGACCGTTGGCTGGCCACCCGGTTCGGGCTGCACGCCATCTCCGCCGTACGCGCCGGCAGCTACGGGACGATGACCGCGCTGAAGGGGACGCAGATCGAGCTCGTCGAGCTCGCCGAGGCCACTCGCGAACTCAAGCTCGTGCCGGCGGAGCTCTACGCGGAAGCCCGGGTCTTCTTCGGCTAGCCCGGCGGCCACCTACCCTGAACGGGTGGACCCGGACCCGGACCTGGACGCTTGGCGGGCATTGCCGGCTGCGCAGCAGCCGGACTGGCCGGATCCCGCCGAGCTCGCCGCCGTCACGACGGAGCTGTCCCGGCTACCGGGGCTCGTTGTGGCCGAGGAGTGCGACACGCTCCGCGAGCGCCTCGCTGCCGTGTCCCGTGGCGAGGCGTTCCTCCTCCAGGGCGGGGACTGCGCGGAGACGTTCGCGACGTCGACCGCGGAAAATCTTCGGGACAAGCTCAAGACCCTGCTCCAGATGGCGGTCGTCCTCACCTACGGCGCGAGCCTGCCGGTGGTCAAGGTCGGGCGCATCGCCGGCCAGTACGCGAAACCCCGGTCGGCGACGATCGAAGCGGCGACCGGGCTGCCCTCCTACCGCGGGGACGCGGTGAACGAACTGGCCGCGTCGGCCGCCGCCCGGGTTCCGGATCCCCGGCGGATGCTCCGGGCCTACCACTGCTCGGGCGCGACCCTCAACCTGCTCCGCGCCTACGCGACCGGTGGTTTCGCCGACCTGCGGCGGGTGCACGGCTGGAATCGCGATTTCGTCCGACGCTCCCCCGCCGGGGAGCGCTATGAGGTGCTCGCCGACGAGATCGATCGCGCACTCGCGTTCATGCGGGCGTGCGGGGTCGATCTCGACCAGGAGGCGAGCGCGCACGGGGTCGAGCTCTACGCCAGCCA harbors:
- a CDS encoding 6-phosphofructokinase; its protein translation is MRIGVLTGGGDCPGLNAVIRAVVRKGVQDFGYEFVGFRDGWRGPLEADHVPLGVPEVRGILPRGGTILGSSRTNPYALEGGPARLRSNLDRLGIDALIAIGGEDTLGVAHRLSLEGVPVVGVPKTIDNDLSATDYTFGFDTAVNIATEAIDRLHTTAESHHRALIVEVMGRNAGWIALHSGLAGGANVILIPEAPFDVDEVAGWIEHRFRTRYAPIVVVAEGAVPREGTMATTAGDIDAFGHVRLGGIGQRLEAEISHRTGKEARTTVLGHVQRGGTPTAFDRWLATRFGLHAISAVRAGSYGTMTALKGTQIELVELAEATRELKLVPAELYAEARVFFG
- a CDS encoding septal ring lytic transglycosylase RlpA family protein; protein product: MGLITRAVVAGATAAGLALGPAAGAHAAGPPPAPPAGQPVTVGDLASLSAQVGALRVQADQAAGLLEVAVARSESLRVSYDRLLAARAALQDRLNAEIRRVYEADQPDPFSALIAGLAPTDVQVLALSAQNQVAVDDSLVAEVDRADSAVGQLRVRLEALRRQLLGPAMAAESAVEKAIAVLDEEQAVYGVQQAAARAALAQLSAQVTNSVAIEVGPSGLAVERAEAPVLAVLDAAGPGIPAGYAPSGAVITGVASWYGPGFVGSLTASGAPYDPEKLTCAMLTVPLETVVHVTANGRAVNCLVDDRGPYVAGRVIDMSRAGSRALGYDGLAQVQITVLTPTG
- a CDS encoding 3-deoxy-7-phosphoheptulonate synthase class II, whose translation is MDPDPDLDAWRALPAAQQPDWPDPAELAAVTTELSRLPGLVVAEECDTLRERLAAVSRGEAFLLQGGDCAETFATSTAENLRDKLKTLLQMAVVLTYGASLPVVKVGRIAGQYAKPRSATIEAATGLPSYRGDAVNELAASAAARVPDPRRMLRAYHCSGATLNLLRAYATGGFADLRRVHGWNRDFVRRSPAGERYEVLADEIDRALAFMRACGVDLDQEASAHGVELYASHEALLLDYERPLTRTDLERSAAYDLSAHLVWIGERTRALDGAHVDFVSRLANPIAVKLGPAATADDALALLDRLDPDRVPGRITLITRLGAGRVRDVLPPLVQKVTASGAPVVWVCDPMHGNTVESPSGYKTRHFDDVVDEVLGFFEVHHALGTHPGGLHVELTGEDVTECLGGAEEIDHADLAGRYESACDPRLNTGQSLELAFLVSEMLRRR